One window from the genome of Pseudomonas fluorescens encodes:
- a CDS encoding transglutaminase-like domain-containing protein yields MQQYLNPGRFIDSDHPVVIDFAENHRGTERDPRAQAVSLYYAVREAVRYNPYTFSRDPATLRGSYALAASESYCVPKATLLAGCARHCGIPARIGLADVRNHLSTPRLLELLRSDVFAMHGYTELYLNDRWVKATPAFNQGLCALFDVAPLEFDGRHDSVFHPFNRQGAKLMEYITDHGQFADVPEAFFFEHLEKCYPHLFGEQVPRLLGDMQGDLSRA; encoded by the coding sequence ATGCAGCAATACCTGAACCCCGGCCGCTTCATCGACAGCGATCACCCCGTGGTCATCGACTTCGCCGAAAACCACCGCGGCACCGAGCGCGACCCGCGGGCCCAGGCGGTCAGCCTGTATTACGCTGTGCGTGAGGCGGTGCGCTACAACCCCTATACCTTCAGTCGCGACCCGGCAACCTTGCGCGGCAGTTACGCGCTGGCTGCGAGTGAAAGCTATTGCGTGCCCAAGGCCACCTTGCTGGCCGGCTGCGCCCGGCATTGCGGCATCCCGGCGCGGATCGGCCTGGCGGATGTGCGCAACCACCTGTCCACCCCGCGTCTGCTGGAACTGCTCAGAAGCGACGTGTTCGCCATGCACGGTTATACCGAGCTGTACCTGAACGACCGCTGGGTCAAGGCCACGCCGGCTTTCAACCAGGGCTTGTGCGCGTTGTTCGACGTGGCCCCGCTTGAATTCGACGGTCGCCACGACAGCGTCTTCCACCCGTTCAATCGGCAAGGAGCGAAGCTGATGGAGTACATCACCGACCATGGCCAGTTCGCCGACGTGCCCGAGGCATTCTTCTTCGAACACCTGGAGAAGTGCTACCCGCACCTGTTCGGCGAACAGGTGCCGCGCCTGCTCGGCGACATGCAGGGCGATTTGAGTCGCGCCTGA
- a CDS encoding glutathione S-transferase family protein → MLKIWGRKNSSNVRKALWCAEELGLAYEAIDAGGAFGVVDTPEYRAKNPNGRVPMIEDDGFVLWESNTIVRYLAARHASGSAWYPADVQARAQAEKWMDWTTSSFAAPFRTVFWGVLRTPAEQQDWTAIHAAIKECDDLLAMVERTLSEQLYLSGDEIGMGDIPLGSFIYAWFEMPIQRAERPAVQAWYARLQQRPAYRKAVMTALT, encoded by the coding sequence ATGCTGAAGATATGGGGCCGGAAAAATTCATCGAATGTGCGCAAGGCATTATGGTGCGCGGAGGAGTTGGGGCTGGCCTACGAGGCCATCGATGCGGGCGGGGCGTTCGGTGTGGTGGACACGCCCGAGTACCGCGCGAAAAACCCCAACGGCCGCGTGCCGATGATCGAGGACGACGGCTTCGTGCTCTGGGAATCCAACACCATCGTGCGTTACCTGGCGGCCCGTCATGCGTCGGGTTCGGCCTGGTATCCTGCTGACGTACAGGCCCGGGCCCAGGCTGAAAAATGGATGGACTGGACCACGTCCAGCTTTGCCGCACCGTTTCGCACGGTGTTCTGGGGCGTCTTGCGCACCCCGGCCGAACAACAGGATTGGACGGCCATCCATGCGGCGATCAAGGAGTGCGACGATTTGCTGGCCATGGTCGAGCGCACCTTGAGTGAACAGCTTTACCTGTCGGGTGATGAAATCGGCATGGGCGACATTCCCCTGGGCAGTTTCATTTATGCCTGGTTCGAGATGCCCATCCAGCGCGCCGAGCGGCCTGCCGTACAGGCCTGGTACGCGCGGTTGCAGCAGCGCCCGGCCTACCGCAAAGCCGTCATGACCGCGTTGACTTAA